One genomic region from Astyanax mexicanus isolate ESR-SI-001 unplaced genomic scaffold, AstMex3_surface scaffold_38, whole genome shotgun sequence encodes:
- the LOC111197326 gene encoding GTPase IMAP family member 8-like: MACKLDKSLPHFNLILLGKSGVGKSATGNTILGRVAFDSELSSTPVTQEVQMERVVIDGVSIDVYDTPELFNTDMSNEDVMKKCRSLLPLDGPVPTVFLLVIPAKRFTPENRRAVEAIQKTLGERFLKNTWILFTRRDELERENKSVQRFIEKSTHLKLYVEKCNNRYHSFNNNNNNKVEDRGQVNELLDKIREEVKLRIRRRSPSWNIILLGKSGTGKSSSANTLNILNRPQFTSKTGHRSVTLETQKENVTIRDLRINLFDTPGLSNTVIGHDEVMREYRCLSLFADSVPTVFLLVLKAERPTQEDMETVEKIENLLGDQLLQHTWILFTRGDDLERERLSVEEFIQGSNYLKQVVQRFNNKFHFFNNKIHNPDQVWKLLDKIDTSLLMMGEILKMTLTLKDNPPTWNLFLLGKSGAGISSSANTLLGHTDFTSKSGFRSVTLETQKKNIVMRDVSINLFDTPGLSNTVIRDEEVMREYRCLSLFADSVPTVFLLVLKAERPTQEDLRIVQEIENLLGDQLLQHTWILFTRGDDLERENLTIEQFINNTVELKRVVERFRRRFHVFNNKIYNPDQVRRLIEKTLMCY; encoded by the exons ATGGCGTGCAAACTTGATAAATCTCTGCCTCACTTTAATTTAATCCTGCTGGGGAAATCAGGAGTTGGGAAAAGCGCCACAGGAAACACTATCCTCGGACGAGTGGCTTTCGACTCTGAGTTAAGCTCCACACCCGTAACTCAGGAGGTACAGATGGAGAGAGTGGTTATTGATGGGGTCAGCATTGATGTGTACGACACACCAGAATTATTCAATACAGATATGAGCAACGAGGATGTGATGAAGAAATGCCGGTCTCTGCTTCCGTTAGACGGCCCTGTTCCCACGGTGTTCCTGCTGGTGATTCCGGCAAAAAGATTTACTCCAGAGAACAGACGTGCTGTTGAAGCAATCCAGAAAACTTTAGGAGAAAGGTTTCTAAAGAACACCTGGATCCTTTTCACCAGAAGAGATGAActagaaagagaaaataaatcagTACAGAGGTTTATTGAAAAGTCAACACACCTCAAACTATATGTGGAGAAATGTAACAACAGGTACCACTccttcaacaacaacaacaacaacaaagtagAGGATCGTGGGCAGGTTAATGAATTATTGGACAAAATAA GAGAAGAAGTGAAATTGCGTATAAGGAGGAGATCACCATCTTGGAACATTATCTTACTGGGGAAATCAGGGACTGGAAAAAGTTCTTCAGCAAACACTTTGAACATTTTGAATCGGCCACAGTTTACTTCAAAAACGGGTCACAGATCAGTAACACTCGAGACTCAGAAGGAAAATGTAACGATACGTGACCTCAGGATTAATTTGTTTGACACTCCTGGACTCTCCAACACTGTAATCGGACATGACGAGGTTATGCGGGAATACCGATGCCTCTCACTGTTTGCAGACTCAGTTCCCACAGTATTTCTGCTGGTGCTGAAAGCGGAAAGACCAACTCAAGAGGATATGGAAACTGTTGAAAAGATCGAGAACCTGTTAGGAGATCAGCTCCTCCAGCACACCTGGATCCTCTTCACCAGAGGAGATGAtctggagagagaaagactgtcaGTAGAGGAGTTCATTCAAGGTTCAAACTACCTCAAACAAGTTGTACAGAGATTTAACAACAAATTCCACTTTTTCAACAACAAGATACACAATCCTGATCAAGTATGGAAATTACTGGACAAAATAGACACTTCACTGCTGATGATGG GAGAAATTCTGAAAATGACTTTGACTCTAAAGGACAACCCACCAACATGGAATCTTTTTCTACTGGGGAAGTCGGGGGCTGGAATAAGTTCTTCAGCAAACACTCTTTTGGGTCACACGGATTTTACTTCCAAATCTGGGTTTAGATCAGTAACACTCGAGACTCAGAAGAAAAATATAGTGATGCGTGACGTCAGTATTAATTTGTTTGACACTCCTGGACTCTCCAACACTGTGATCAGAGATGAAGAGGTTATGCGGGAATACCGATGCCTCTCACTGTTTGCAGACTCAGTTCCCACAGTATTTCTGCTGGTGTTGAAAGCAGAAAGACCAACTCAAGAAGACTTGAGAATTGTTCAAGAGATCGAGAACCTGTTAGGAGATCAGCTCCTCCAGCACACCTGGATCCTCTTCACCAGAGGAGatgatctggagagagagaaccTCACTATAGAACAGTTTATCAACAACACAGTGGAGCTGAAGAGGGTTGTAGAGAGATTTAGGAGGAGGTTCCATGTTTTCAACAACAAGATATACAATCCTGATCAAGTCAGAAGACTGATAGAGAAAACATTGATGTGTTACTGA